In Nostoc sp. UHCC 0926, a single genomic region encodes these proteins:
- a CDS encoding Panacea domain-containing protein, which yields MLSCFNVADYFIWLANETGSFISNLKLQKLVYYAQAWHLALNDTPLFQEDFQAWIHGPVIPALYQKYKLLGWQPILEDANPELPQEVQEFLNEVAQEYFTCDAYELEQMTHAETPWNLARGNLPPDEPSNEVIQKQWIKEYYGSRAEEKD from the coding sequence GTGCTGTCATGTTTTAACGTAGCAGATTACTTTATCTGGTTAGCAAATGAAACAGGCTCTTTTATCAGTAATCTAAAGCTGCAAAAGCTTGTGTACTATGCTCAGGCTTGGCATCTTGCGCTCAATGACACTCCTCTATTCCAAGAGGATTTTCAAGCCTGGATACATGGACCTGTGATACCTGCATTGTACCAGAAGTATAAGCTTTTAGGATGGCAACCAATTTTAGAGGATGCTAACCCGGAATTACCTCAAGAGGTTCAAGAGTTTCTAAATGAGGTTGCACAAGAGTACTTTACCTGCGATGCTTATGAACTTGAGCAGATGACTCATGCCGAGACACCCTGGAATTTGGCTAGAGGAAATCTACCACCTGATGAACCTTCCAACGAAGTTATTCAGAAACAGTGGATAAAGGAGTACTACGGATCTCGTGCCGAAGAAAAGGATTAA
- a CDS encoding WD40 repeat domain-containing protein, producing MVSWLTAAQWRCVQTFTGHQGLQSGVNSVAFSSDGHLLASGSDDKTVKLWDLQTMREIQTLTGHRGPVRQVAFHNKGDILASGSFDRTINLWEVTSGRKIKTLFGHYDEVSSISINSCTNLMASGSNDGDVKLWNLTTKEEIKTLSNSNPQIIEAVAFSPDGKVLTSGGWDKTVTLWDVETGQLARKFSAHSQKIRSITFSPNSQLLASASNDKTIRLFDASSGREETLQGHSKAVVCVAIDPSSTMLASGGDDKEIKIWDLKTKREMCTLSGHESYIMSVAFSPDGKFLASSSHDRSIKIWQRG from the coding sequence ATGGTGTCATGGCTTACAGCAGCACAGTGGAGATGCGTTCAAACTTTTACGGGACATCAAGGATTGCAGTCTGGTGTGAACTCTGTTGCTTTTAGCTCTGATGGGCATTTGTTAGCTAGTGGCAGTGACGATAAGACAGTTAAGCTGTGGGATTTGCAAACAATGCGTGAGATCCAAACACTCACTGGTCATAGAGGCCCTGTTCGCCAAGTCGCATTTCACAACAAGGGTGATATTCTTGCCAGTGGTTCTTTCGACAGAACTATCAATTTGTGGGAAGTGACAAGTGGCAGAAAAATTAAAACGCTTTTTGGCCACTACGATGAAGTATCCTCAATCTCTATTAACTCGTGTACCAATCTGATGGCTAGTGGTAGCAACGATGGAGATGTGAAACTGTGGAATTTGACGACTAAAGAGGAGATTAAAACTCTATCTAACTCAAATCCTCAAATTATCGAGGCTGTTGCATTCAGCCCTGATGGGAAAGTACTTACCAGTGGCGGATGGGACAAGACTGTAACACTGTGGGATGTAGAAACTGGACAGTTAGCGCGTAAATTTTCTGCCCATTCACAGAAGATCCGTTCAATCACTTTCAGCCCCAACAGTCAACTTTTAGCCAGTGCAAGCAACGACAAAACTATTCGATTATTTGATGCCTCAAGTGGGCGCGAAGAGACTCTGCAAGGTCACTCTAAGGCAGTAGTATGTGTGGCTATTGACCCAAGCAGCACGATGTTAGCAAGTGGGGGTGATGATAAGGAAATTAAGATTTGGGACTTAAAAACCAAGAGAGAAATGTGTACTCTCTCTGGTCATGAGTCCTACATTATGTCTGTTGCCTTCAGTCCAGATGGAAAATTTTTAGCTAGCAGCAGTCATGATAGAAGTATCAAGATTTGGCAGCGTGGATAA
- a CDS encoding ribbon-helix-helix domain-containing protein, with translation MLATNRFNSVDEVIQTALRLLAEETLSYQGWLEETRTKIDEGIASLERGEGIDGETFVNQLLTQLKQVKEA, from the coding sequence TTGCTAGCAACCAATAGATTTAACAGTGTTGATGAAGTAATTCAAACTGCATTACGCCTTTTAGCGGAAGAGACTCTTTCTTACCAAGGATGGCTCGAAGAAACTCGCACCAAAATTGACGAAGGGATAGCATCACTTGAAAGGGGAGAAGGAATTGATGGTGAAACTTTTGTGAATCAGCTTTTAACACAATTGAAGCAAGTAAAAGAAGCTTAA
- the psaC gene encoding photosystem I iron-sulfur center protein PsaC: MSHTVKIYDTCIGCTQCVRACPTDVLEMVPWDGCKAAQIASSPRTEDCVGCKRCETACPTDFLSIRVYLGAETTRSMGLAY, encoded by the coding sequence ATGTCTCATACAGTAAAAATCTACGATACCTGCATTGGCTGCACCCAATGCGTCCGCGCTTGCCCTACTGATGTACTGGAGATGGTTCCTTGGGATGGCTGCAAAGCTGCTCAAATTGCCTCTTCACCCCGTACAGAAGACTGCGTGGGCTGTAAGCGCTGCGAAACCGCTTGTCCCACCGACTTTTTGAGCATCCGGGTTTACCTGGGCGCTGAAACAACTCGCAGTATGGGTCTAGCTTACTAA
- the glmS gene encoding glutamine--fructose-6-phosphate transaminase (isomerizing), producing the protein MCGIVGYIGTQAATEILLAGLEKLEYRGYDSAGIATIWEGEVNCVRAKGKLHNLRSKLEQIETPAQIGIGHTRWATHGKPEEYNAHPHMDTAKRVAVVQNGIIENYRELREELKGKGHQFRSETDTEVIPHLIAEFLKNLPPSSPSSRFLEAIRQAVNHLQGAFAIAVISADYPDELIVVRQQAPLVIGFGQGEFFCASDTPAIVSYTRAVLPLENGEIARLTPLGVEIYNFAGDRLKKQPRLLNFNPAMVEKQGFKHFMLKEIHEQPGVVRASLEAYFNPGESTESPINLGLPGDLYNDLEQIQIVACGTSWHAALIGKYLLEQLAGISTQVHYASEYRYAPSPVTANTLIIGVTQSGETADTLAALAMEKERRQGKEPKYQARLLGITNRPESSLGHMVSHIISTLAGIEIGVAATKTFTAQLMAFYALALDLAARRQTVSKDILEKIINGLRQIPKEIEATLESQERLTEQLAHEFAETKDFIFVGRGINFPIALEGALKLKEISYIHAEGYPAGEMKHGPIALLDAKVPVVAIAIPGSVYEKVISNAQEAKARDSRLIGVTPVNDGEAAEIFNDLLPVSHVEELLSPILTVVPLQLLAYHIAARRGLDVDQPRNLAKSVTVE; encoded by the coding sequence ATGTGCGGAATCGTTGGATATATAGGCACTCAAGCGGCAACAGAGATTTTACTGGCTGGGCTGGAAAAACTAGAGTATAGGGGCTACGATTCTGCTGGAATCGCCACTATTTGGGAAGGTGAGGTTAATTGTGTACGGGCAAAGGGCAAACTGCATAACCTGCGTTCTAAACTCGAACAAATAGAAACGCCCGCCCAGATTGGTATTGGTCACACACGCTGGGCAACTCATGGTAAACCAGAAGAGTACAATGCCCATCCCCACATGGATACGGCAAAGCGAGTGGCGGTGGTACAAAATGGGATTATCGAAAATTACCGCGAGTTACGCGAGGAACTCAAAGGAAAAGGACACCAGTTTCGTTCTGAAACCGATACAGAAGTAATTCCCCATCTCATAGCTGAATTTTTAAAGAATCTTCCCCCTTCATCTCCCTCATCTCGCTTCTTAGAGGCAATTCGCCAAGCCGTTAACCACTTGCAGGGAGCATTTGCCATCGCAGTTATTTCTGCTGACTATCCCGATGAATTGATTGTTGTCCGCCAACAAGCACCTTTGGTAATTGGTTTTGGGCAAGGGGAGTTCTTTTGTGCATCTGACACGCCAGCGATCGTTTCTTACACCCGTGCAGTGCTACCTCTGGAAAATGGTGAAATTGCCCGCCTCACACCTTTAGGCGTTGAGATTTACAATTTTGCTGGCGACAGGTTGAAAAAACAACCCCGGCTGCTCAACTTCAATCCTGCAATGGTAGAAAAGCAGGGATTCAAACACTTCATGCTCAAAGAAATCCATGAGCAACCAGGGGTAGTAAGAGCTAGTTTAGAAGCATACTTTAATCCAGGCGAATCTACCGAATCGCCAATCAATCTTGGTTTACCTGGAGATTTATACAACGATTTAGAACAAATTCAGATTGTCGCCTGTGGTACCAGTTGGCACGCGGCATTAATCGGAAAATATTTACTCGAACAACTAGCAGGAATTTCAACTCAAGTACATTATGCTTCTGAGTATCGCTATGCACCATCACCTGTGACGGCTAACACGTTGATCATTGGGGTTACCCAATCAGGTGAAACCGCTGATACCCTAGCTGCTTTGGCGATGGAAAAAGAACGTCGCCAAGGGAAAGAACCTAAATATCAAGCGCGACTACTGGGCATTACCAATCGCCCCGAAAGTAGCCTTGGTCACATGGTGTCGCATATCATTAGTACCTTAGCGGGAATTGAAATTGGGGTAGCGGCGACGAAAACTTTTACCGCTCAATTGATGGCATTTTATGCTTTGGCATTGGATTTAGCAGCTCGTCGCCAGACAGTTTCAAAAGATATTTTAGAGAAAATTATTAATGGGTTGCGGCAGATTCCCAAAGAAATTGAGGCAACTTTAGAAAGTCAGGAACGTTTAACTGAACAGCTAGCCCATGAATTCGCTGAAACCAAAGATTTCATTTTTGTGGGAAGGGGAATTAACTTCCCCATTGCTTTAGAAGGGGCGTTGAAATTAAAAGAAATCAGCTATATTCACGCTGAAGGGTATCCGGCTGGAGAGATGAAACATGGCCCGATCGCACTTTTAGATGCGAAAGTACCAGTAGTTGCGATCGCAATACCTGGTAGTGTATACGAAAAAGTTATTTCAAACGCCCAAGAAGCCAAAGCCAGAGATTCTCGCTTAATTGGCGTGACTCCCGTCAACGATGGCGAAGCTGCGGAAATCTTTAACGATCTTCTTCCCGTTTCTCATGTAGAAGAATTACTTTCTCCGATTTTGACAGTAGTTCCTTTGCAATTATTGGCTTATCATATTGCCGCCCGTCGCGGTTTGGATGTCGATCAGCCAAGAAATTTGGCCAAGTCTGTAACGGTGGAATAG
- a CDS encoding DNA cytosine methyltransferase, producing the protein MVSSISTVDLFCGAGGLTHGFEQAGLPVKAGYDIDRACKFPYEHNNKAKFILQDVEYLSGSDLAKHFSGSSIRVLAGCAPCQPFSSYSRRYNDKESKWKLCRDFARLVEECEPEIISMENVLQLKHHPVFHEFIDKLENLNYFLEYYEVNCLDYGIPQSRKRLVLLASKFGKVSLIPPTHNAERYETVRKAIEYLEPLSAGQKSKIDRLHLCSKLSNLNLCRIRASKPGGTWRDWPRELIAECHTKKSGKTYPGVYGRMEWDRPSPTITIQCFGFGNGRFEHPEQDRAISLREAALLQSFSANYEFVAPNEVLGLSHIGRLIGNAVPVKLGEVIAQSILNHLEVVR; encoded by the coding sequence ATGGTTAGCAGCATCTCTACAGTAGATCTGTTTTGTGGTGCTGGAGGACTAACTCATGGGTTTGAGCAAGCAGGTCTTCCAGTCAAAGCTGGATATGATATTGATCGAGCTTGTAAATTTCCATACGAGCACAATAACAAAGCAAAATTTATACTGCAAGATGTAGAATATCTTAGCGGTTCTGATCTGGCAAAGCATTTTTCTGGCAGCAGCATTAGAGTTTTAGCAGGATGTGCCCCTTGTCAACCATTTTCAAGTTATTCAAGACGTTATAACGATAAAGAATCAAAGTGGAAGCTATGCCGTGATTTTGCTCGTCTGGTAGAAGAATGTGAACCAGAGATTATTTCAATGGAAAATGTGCTTCAGTTAAAACACCATCCAGTATTTCATGAATTTATCGATAAATTAGAAAATTTAAACTATTTTTTGGAATATTATGAAGTTAACTGTCTAGATTATGGAATCCCTCAATCTCGAAAGCGATTAGTTTTACTGGCTTCAAAATTTGGCAAAGTTAGCTTAATTCCACCAACACATAATGCAGAAAGATACGAAACAGTAAGAAAAGCTATTGAATATCTTGAACCACTTTCTGCGGGTCAAAAATCTAAGATAGATCGACTCCATCTATGCAGTAAGCTATCTAATCTGAATCTTTGTCGTATTCGTGCTTCAAAACCCGGAGGAACTTGGCGAGATTGGCCTAGAGAATTAATTGCAGAATGCCACACAAAAAAGAGTGGTAAAACTTATCCTGGGGTATATGGTCGGATGGAATGGGATCGACCTAGCCCGACTATTACTATACAGTGTTTCGGATTTGGTAACGGTCGTTTTGAACATCCTGAACAAGATAGGGCTATATCTCTTAGGGAAGCAGCATTACTACAAAGTTTTTCAGCAAATTACGAGTTTGTTGCCCCCAATGAGGTTTTAGGGTTAAGTCATATAGGGCGATTGATTGGAAATGCTGTTCCTGTTAAACTAGGCGAAGTTATCGCTCAAAGTATACTGAATCACCTTGAAGTTGTCCGTTAA
- a CDS encoding MAE_28990/MAE_18760 family HEPN-like nuclease, producing the protein MTSALFQDFNERSKEVSKYFIFLKTLEEGTTKLSMQGKEGNPKIREIDSELIKTLKASGFLLLYNLVEATMRNAIETIFDELSSQGVSYDQIRPELKKIVLQNLKKRNPDKIFSSITAISIDIITAGFDKENLFSGNIDGKLIRTTADEYGFSHTTDYAKTAHGSDLVTIKTNRNLLAHGFKSFAEVGRDKTADELLKIKSKVIRYLRQILQNIEQYLVNKDYLDLSIRGNP; encoded by the coding sequence ATGACCAGTGCATTATTTCAGGATTTCAATGAACGCTCTAAAGAAGTAAGCAAATATTTTATTTTTTTAAAGACATTAGAAGAGGGCACTACTAAATTAAGTATGCAAGGTAAAGAAGGAAACCCAAAAATCAGAGAAATTGATTCTGAGTTAATAAAAACTTTGAAAGCCAGTGGGTTTTTATTGCTCTATAATTTGGTGGAAGCAACAATGCGAAATGCTATTGAAACAATATTTGATGAACTTAGCAGTCAAGGAGTTTCCTACGATCAAATTAGACCTGAACTTAAGAAAATAGTTCTTCAAAACCTCAAAAAACGAAATCCTGATAAAATATTTTCGAGCATCACAGCTATCTCTATTGATATTATTACTGCTGGATTTGATAAAGAAAATCTATTCTCAGGCAATATTGATGGAAAACTAATCAGAACTACGGCGGATGAGTATGGATTTTCACATACAACTGACTATGCTAAAACAGCACATGGAAGTGATTTAGTAACTATTAAAACAAACAGAAATCTTTTGGCACATGGTTTTAAATCTTTTGCAGAGGTAGGACGAGACAAAACTGCTGATGAGCTTTTAAAGATTAAGAGTAAAGTGATTAGATATTTGAGACAAATTCTACAAAATATTGAACAGTATTTAGTTAATAAGGACTATTTGGATTTATCTATTAGAGGAAATCCTTAA
- a CDS encoding DUF262 domain-containing protein, translated as MAKAPNIPPPEPGITDEQREAAEVEIREKQKIVDYDTKEYPVEVLVQKYREGLDEDINELYIPDYQREMIWEDSQQSKFIESIMLGLPIPYILVADLRPKDDEARLEIVDGTQRIRTLDRFINNELRLCGLDKLQKLNDFKFKDLPLTRRRRFNRATIRMIVLTDKSDEQTRIDMFERINTGSVELNYMEKRRGISPGPFVNLLEELAKNSKFRQLCPFSEVLVSKREPEEFVLRFFAYLNNYNNFDRRVNIFLDEYLEKHNHSGIDREAMRNEFHGILDFVEQYFPNGFSKKEGHVRTPRIRFEAISVGVALALREKSNLKPKSMNWLESPEFKDYTTSDASNSRYKVIRRIEYVRDQLLGKL; from the coding sequence ATGGCAAAAGCCCCAAATATACCACCACCGGAACCAGGAATTACAGATGAACAAAGAGAAGCAGCAGAAGTAGAAATTCGTGAAAAACAAAAAATAGTAGATTATGATACAAAAGAGTATCCAGTAGAAGTGCTTGTCCAAAAATATAGAGAAGGCCTGGATGAGGACATTAATGAGTTGTATATACCAGACTATCAACGGGAGATGATTTGGGAAGATTCTCAGCAGTCAAAGTTTATTGAATCTATTATGCTAGGATTACCAATTCCATATATTTTGGTTGCTGATTTACGACCAAAAGATGATGAAGCTCGATTAGAAATTGTTGATGGTACTCAACGTATCCGTACACTAGACAGATTCATAAATAATGAGTTAAGGCTTTGTGGGCTAGACAAACTACAAAAACTTAACGACTTTAAATTTAAAGATTTACCACTGACACGAAGAAGACGCTTCAATCGTGCAACTATTCGCATGATTGTACTAACGGATAAATCTGATGAACAAACAAGAATAGATATGTTTGAACGCATCAATACAGGTAGTGTCGAACTAAATTATATGGAGAAGCGTAGAGGCATATCTCCAGGACCATTTGTTAATCTTCTTGAAGAACTTGCTAAAAATTCTAAATTTCGCCAACTATGTCCATTCTCAGAAGTACTTGTTAGTAAACGTGAACCAGAGGAATTTGTATTACGCTTTTTCGCATATTTAAATAACTACAATAATTTCGACAGACGCGTTAATATTTTTCTCGATGAATATCTAGAAAAACATAACCATAGTGGAATAGACAGAGAAGCTATGCGAAATGAATTTCATGGCATATTAGATTTTGTTGAACAATACTTCCCAAATGGATTTAGCAAAAAAGAAGGGCATGTAAGAACACCAAGAATTAGATTTGAGGCAATTTCCGTAGGTGTTGCACTTGCTCTAAGAGAAAAAAGTAATCTTAAACCTAAATCAATGAATTGGCTTGAGTCACCAGAATTTAAGGATTACACCACGTCAGATGCAAGTAACTCCAGATATAAAGTAATTCGGCGTATCGAGTATGTGCGCGATCAACTTCTCGGTAAATTATGA
- a CDS encoding thioredoxin family protein, whose amino-acid sequence MSTDSSVNSPDKSESTFTKRLRNFLIVMVAIALGVALILGLRTETTSVSLAKLSDSSTPLEVAISNGKPSLVEFYADWCTVCQKMAPDITQLETEYADKMNFVMLNVDNTKWLPEMLKYRVDGIPHFVFLSQQGETIAQAIGDQPRTIMASNLEALVTGSSLPYAQASGKVSKFSAPVAPTASQDDPRSHGSQVVN is encoded by the coding sequence ATGAGTACTGATTCATCTGTTAATTCCCCCGATAAATCTGAATCCACATTCACGAAGCGTTTGAGAAACTTCTTGATTGTAATGGTAGCGATCGCTCTGGGCGTTGCCCTGATCTTAGGATTGCGAACTGAAACAACCTCGGTTTCCCTTGCCAAGTTAAGCGATTCGTCCACACCGCTAGAAGTAGCAATCAGCAACGGCAAACCATCTTTAGTAGAGTTTTATGCAGATTGGTGTACTGTCTGTCAAAAAATGGCACCAGATATCACTCAACTAGAAACAGAGTATGCTGACAAGATGAATTTTGTCATGCTGAATGTGGATAATACAAAGTGGCTACCAGAGATGTTGAAATATCGGGTGGATGGGATTCCCCATTTTGTATTTTTGAGTCAGCAAGGGGAAACCATAGCCCAAGCGATCGGTGATCAACCTCGGACGATTATGGCTAGCAACTTAGAAGCTTTGGTTACTGGTTCGTCTCTCCCTTATGCTCAAGCTAGCGGGAAAGTTTCCAAATTTTCAGCCCCAGTAGCACCAACAGCTAGTCAAGATGATCCCCGCAGTCATGGCAGCCAGGTGGTAAATTAG
- a CDS encoding sensor domain-containing diguanylate cyclase produces the protein MFRLRNLNTGEVTLRLLQNFYRTRLFCLRLRHSSVKTQAVPLTENEAERLKALADYNILDTLPEQAFDDLTALAAYVCKTPIALISLVDADREWFKSNFGLKATETPREWGFCSHAILQPKDILVVPNTIKDDRFANNPLVKNNPKIRFYAGAPLVTPNGFPVGTLCVIDTVPRVLSYQQLDALRRLTRQVIAQMELIQEVHNRKQAEMEGRQLSLTDELTGLYNRRGFFVMAEQRLKIAHRMKVLCWVIFIDLDGLKQINDTLGHDMGDALIVDAAQLLKQSFRSSDIVARLGGDEFIIFISSYFKDADSIRARLQANIANFNQEQNRSYELSMSMGIERYSPESNMSLEELIARSDELMYAHKRLKRESIQ, from the coding sequence ATGTTTAGATTACGTAACCTTAATACTGGAGAGGTAACCCTGCGGTTGTTGCAAAATTTCTACCGTACCAGACTTTTCTGCTTAAGGCTTAGACACTCATCTGTAAAAACACAAGCTGTTCCTTTAACTGAAAATGAAGCAGAAAGGCTCAAAGCATTGGCAGACTACAATATTCTGGATACCCTACCTGAACAAGCATTTGATGACCTAACTGCTCTTGCTGCCTACGTTTGTAAGACGCCAATTGCTTTAATTAGCTTAGTTGATGCCGATCGCGAATGGTTTAAATCTAATTTTGGACTAAAAGCTACAGAAACACCCAGAGAGTGGGGTTTTTGCTCCCATGCCATTCTTCAACCAAAGGATATATTAGTGGTTCCCAACACCATCAAAGACGATCGCTTTGCTAACAATCCCTTAGTCAAAAATAATCCCAAAATTCGTTTTTATGCTGGCGCTCCACTAGTTACGCCCAATGGTTTTCCCGTCGGAACGTTGTGTGTGATCGATACCGTTCCTCGTGTACTAAGTTACCAGCAGTTGGATGCACTGCGCCGTCTAACTCGGCAGGTCATCGCTCAGATGGAACTCATTCAGGAAGTTCACAACCGCAAACAAGCAGAGATGGAAGGAAGGCAGTTATCGCTGACCGATGAATTAACAGGTTTGTATAACCGACGTGGCTTCTTCGTGATGGCTGAACAACGGTTAAAAATTGCTCACCGCATGAAAGTTTTGTGCTGGGTTATCTTCATTGATTTAGATGGGCTAAAACAGATTAACGACACCCTTGGTCACGATATGGGAGATGCCTTGATTGTTGATGCTGCTCAATTACTCAAGCAAAGTTTTCGGAGCTCGGATATTGTAGCCCGCTTGGGTGGAGATGAGTTCATTATTTTTATCTCCAGCTACTTTAAGGACGCTGATAGCATCCGAGCGCGTCTGCAAGCAAATATCGCCAACTTTAATCAAGAGCAAAACCGTAGCTATGAACTTTCGATGAGTATGGGGATAGAGCGTTACTCACCAGAAAGCAATATGTCACTAGAAGAACTAATCGCCAGGTCTGACGAATTAATGTACGCTCATAAGCGTCTCAAGCGGGAATCTATTCAGTGA
- a CDS encoding DUF6737 family protein, with amino-acid sequence MSEQKPVSPWNYKPWWCQPWSIVLTGVTLIGGSWLLFKTIWLTVLVSIPIVTWMGFFVFFWPQLMIRSGILESYKD; translated from the coding sequence ATGTCTGAACAAAAGCCCGTAAGTCCCTGGAATTACAAACCTTGGTGGTGTCAACCCTGGTCTATAGTTCTCACAGGTGTAACACTGATTGGTGGTAGCTGGTTACTATTTAAAACTATCTGGCTAACAGTTCTCGTCTCTATTCCTATAGTGACGTGGATGGGATTTTTTGTATTTTTTTGGCCACAACTAATGATTCGCAGTGGTATTTTGGAGTCGTATAAAGACTAA
- the ligA gene encoding NAD-dependent DNA ligase LigA: MTQIKPEVKRTEELRQLLQQASYAYYVLDAPIMEDAVYDQLYRELQQLEIQYPELTAPDSPTQRVGELRHTQFTSVRHNIPLYSLENAFNIDELQAWDQRWRRQVSKINSVEYVTELKIDGSALALTYQNGILVRGATRGDGVTGEDITPNVRTIRSIPLRLNFEGLEILEKVEVRGEAFLPLEVFKQINSQRQKAGEQLFANPRNAAAGTLRQLDSRIVAKRRLDFFGYTLHIPGRDDTSIANTQWEALELLKKMGFPVNPNHKLCASIAEVAKYYEYWDTERLNLPYMTDGVVVKLNSFKLQEQLGFTQKFPRWAIALKYPAEEAPTRVENIAVNVGRTGALTPLAEMRPVQLAGTTVSRATLHNSDRIAQLDIRIGDTVIVRKAGEIIPEVVRVIKELRPVDTEPFVMPTDCPVCGQPVVRESGEAVTRCVNASCAAILKGSIEHWVSRDALDIKGLGEKLVYQLVDKVLVHSVADLYELTAEKLSALERMGQKSAEKLVDAIAQSKNQPWSRVLYGLGIRHVGSVNAQLLTQKYFTVDQLATAKQSDIEGIYGIGAEIAQSVYQWFRIDANQRLIERLQAEGLQLTATESTKTVGDGNQKFTGKTFVITGTLPTLKRDDAKALIQKAGGKVTDSVSKKTDYLVVGEDAGSKLEKALSLGITQLSEVQLLEILED, from the coding sequence ATGACCCAGATTAAGCCGGAAGTAAAACGTACAGAAGAACTGCGCCAGTTATTGCAACAAGCCAGCTATGCTTATTACGTTTTAGATGCTCCAATCATGGAGGATGCAGTCTATGACCAGCTATATCGAGAATTGCAACAACTGGAAATTCAGTATCCAGAATTGACGGCACCCGATAGTCCGACTCAGCGCGTAGGTGAGCTTAGGCATACGCAGTTTACTTCGGTGCGGCATAATATCCCCCTGTACAGTTTGGAGAATGCATTCAATATTGATGAGTTGCAAGCTTGGGATCAGCGTTGGCGGCGACAAGTATCTAAAATAAACTCAGTGGAATATGTCACTGAACTCAAAATTGATGGTTCTGCTTTGGCTCTTACCTACCAGAATGGCATTCTAGTTAGGGGTGCAACTAGAGGTGATGGGGTGACGGGTGAAGATATCACCCCAAATGTGCGGACAATTCGCTCAATTCCCTTGCGTTTGAATTTTGAAGGGTTAGAAATTCTGGAAAAGGTGGAAGTGCGAGGTGAAGCGTTTTTGCCGTTGGAAGTATTTAAACAAATTAACTCGCAAAGGCAAAAAGCAGGTGAGCAATTATTTGCCAATCCCCGTAATGCCGCAGCTGGTACACTCAGGCAACTAGATTCCCGCATTGTCGCTAAACGGCGGTTAGATTTCTTTGGCTACACCTTGCACATTCCTGGTAGAGATGACACCAGTATTGCTAATACCCAATGGGAAGCCTTGGAGTTGTTAAAAAAGATGGGTTTTCCAGTCAACCCCAACCACAAACTGTGTGCCTCGATCGCAGAAGTGGCAAAATATTATGAATACTGGGATACGGAACGGCTGAATTTACCCTACATGACTGATGGGGTAGTAGTGAAGCTGAATTCTTTTAAACTTCAGGAACAGCTAGGGTTTACGCAGAAATTCCCTCGCTGGGCGATCGCTTTGAAGTACCCAGCCGAAGAAGCACCCACCCGTGTGGAAAATATTGCTGTGAATGTGGGACGAACGGGGGCGTTAACCCCGTTAGCCGAGATGCGCCCTGTGCAACTGGCGGGAACAACAGTTTCCCGCGCGACTTTACATAATAGCGATCGCATTGCTCAATTAGATATCCGCATTGGCGATACTGTGATTGTCCGCAAAGCTGGGGAAATCATTCCAGAAGTGGTGAGGGTAATCAAAGAACTCCGCCCTGTTGACACTGAACCCTTCGTTATGCCCACTGATTGCCCAGTCTGTGGTCAACCAGTGGTGCGAGAATCAGGTGAGGCGGTAACTCGGTGCGTCAATGCTTCCTGTGCAGCGATTCTCAAAGGTTCCATTGAACATTGGGTAAGTCGTGATGCTTTGGATATTAAAGGCTTGGGCGAAAAGTTGGTATATCAACTCGTTGATAAAGTTTTGGTGCATTCCGTCGCCGATTTATATGAGTTGACAGCAGAGAAATTATCTGCATTGGAAAGGATGGGGCAAAAGTCAGCAGAAAAGTTGGTAGATGCGATCGCTCAATCGAAAAACCAACCTTGGTCAAGGGTATTGTATGGTTTAGGCATCCGTCACGTTGGCAGTGTAAATGCCCAATTGTTGACTCAGAAATATTTCACTGTAGACCAGTTAGCGACAGCAAAGCAATCAGATATTGAAGGAATTTACGGTATCGGTGCTGAAATTGCCCAATCTGTATACCAGTGGTTTCGGATTGACGCCAACCAAAGGTTAATAGAACGCTTGCAAGCAGAAGGATTGCAATTAACTGCCACAGAGTCAACAAAAACAGTTGGTGATGGTAATCAAAAGTTTACAGGTAAAACTTTTGTGATTACAGGTACATTACCAACCTTAAAGCGAGATGATGCGAAGGCTTTGATTCAAAAAGCTGGTGGAAAAGTGACTGATTCAGTAAGTAAAAAAACAGATTATTTGGTGGTAGGAGAAGATGCAGGTTCTAAATTAGAAAAAGCGCTATCTTTGGGAATTACGCAGTTAAGTGAGGTACAGTTGTTGGAGATACTTGAGGATTGA